In Lemur catta isolate mLemCat1 chromosome 1, mLemCat1.pri, whole genome shotgun sequence, one DNA window encodes the following:
- the NDUFV3 gene encoding NADH dehydrogenase [ubiquinone] flavoprotein 3, mitochondrial isoform X1, translating to MAASLLLRQGRAGAVKTMFLEAQVFQGFASTVPLSAESGKSEKGLPPNSKKQSPPKNVVTPKEKGKLLAAQAAAELSRNVSSPSPYPSVTKGGVVASPSPDDSPLRAHEGVPKVLSRKTLVEFPQKVPSPFRKQGSGSEARRKGQKVTDDSSSSSSSSSSSDSESDEESDVSEVGPRVASKGKGGFRKLEVSRAFESTAPQMAISAEEKTRAQKPHTDLTHPEKPRQPKKKGTTIKLSEDRKDAKPKTMAPKSQVHEEFLKQDIKEKQLQNIFRSSEIDKESQKPFEVKGILPDHTKSGLSAQPAGAPAPTLGEKASVEGQPQAAPPGAGETHLGKQVPELHGEAAAPLLRKEHSRKQVIGGHLKAREEILEDQVPIRDLKSVPAENQDAFHEKATVLRLESEVVEDSALPAEDSALPAEDPALPAEDQDGTQGPAPEAAEPSDSSTYKNLQHHDYTTYTFLDLNLDLSRFRMPQPSSGRESPRH from the exons ATGGCGGCCTCGCTTTTGCTGCGGCAAGGACGAGCTGGGGCGGTGAAG ACTATGTTCCTGGAAGCACAGGTGTTTCAAGGATTTGCTTCCACAGTTCCTCTCTCTGCAGAATCAGGGAAGAGTGAAAAGGGACTGCCACCAAATTCCAAGAAGCAAAGTCCACCAAAAA ATGTAGTGACACCAAAGGAGAAGGGCAAGCTGCTGGCAGCCCAAGCAGCAGCTGAATTGTCTAGAAACGTATCTTCACCCAGTCCTTACCCGTCAGTCACAAAAGGCGGGGTGGTAGCTAGCCCCAGCCCCGATGACAGCCCGCTGCGCGCACACGAAGGGGTTCCGAAAGTTTTGTCAAGAAAGACTTTGGTAGAGTTTCCTCAGAAAGTTCCGTCTCCATTCAGAAAACAGGGTTCTGGTTCAGAAGCTCGTCGGAAGGGCCAGAAAGTGACAGATgattcatcttcatcttcatcttcatctagCTCCTCTGATTCAGAGTCTGACGAGGAGAGTGACGTCTCAGAGGTTGGTCCTCGAGTGGCGAGCAAAGGCAAAGGAGGGTTTCGGAAACTGGAGGTCTCTCGTGCCTTTGAAAGCACAGCTCCCCAAATGGCGATATCAGCAGAAGAGAAAACCAGGGCGCAGAAGCCTCACACAGACCTCACCCATCCAGAGAAGCCCCGTCAGCCAAAGAAGAAAGGGACCACCATTAAGCTTTCAGAGGATAGAAAAGATGCTAAACCAAAAACCATGGCGCCCAAATCACAAGTACATGAAGAGTTCCTGAAgcaagatataaaagaaaaacaattgcaGAACATATTTAGATCAAGTGAAATAGATAAGGAAAGCCAAAAGCCATTTGAAGTTAAAGGAATCTTACCTGACCACACAAAGTCAGGATTGTCTGCACAGCCGGCCGGTGCCCCAGCGCCCACCCTGGGAGAGAAGGCCAGCGTGGAAGGGCAGCCGCAAGCCGCTCCTCCTGGGGCTGGAGAGACACATCTGGGAAAGCAAGTGCCAGAGCTTCATGGGGAGGCAGCTGCCCCCCTGCTCAGGAAAGAGCACTCGAGGAAGCAGGTAATAGGAGGACACTTGAAGGCTAGAGAAGAGATCCTGGAAGATCAGGTACCAATAAGGGATTTGAAGTCAGTTCCTGCTGAGAATCAAGATGCTTTTCATGAAAAGGCCACAGTGCTAAGGCTTGAGAGTGAGGTCGTGGAAGACTCTGCCCTGCCAGCGGAAGACTCTGCCCTGCCAGCGGAAGACCCCGCCCTGCCAGCGGAAGACCAGGACGGCACACAGG GGCCCGCCCCAGAGGCTGCCGAGCCGTCTGACAGCAGCACCTACAAGAACCTGCAGCATCATGACTACACCACGTACACCTTCCTCGACCTGAACCTCGACCTCTCCAGGTTCAGGATGCCACAGCCCTCTTCAGGGCGTGAGTCGCCCCGACACTGA
- the NDUFV3 gene encoding NADH dehydrogenase [ubiquinone] flavoprotein 3, mitochondrial isoform X2, with translation MAASLLLRQGRAGAVKTMFLEAQVFQGFASTVPLSAESGKSEKGLPPNSKKQSPPKRPAPEAAEPSDSSTYKNLQHHDYTTYTFLDLNLDLSRFRMPQPSSGRESPRH, from the exons ATGGCGGCCTCGCTTTTGCTGCGGCAAGGACGAGCTGGGGCGGTGAAG ACTATGTTCCTGGAAGCACAGGTGTTTCAAGGATTTGCTTCCACAGTTCCTCTCTCTGCAGAATCAGGGAAGAGTGAAAAGGGACTGCCACCAAATTCCAAGAAGCAAAGTCCACCAAAAA GGCCCGCCCCAGAGGCTGCCGAGCCGTCTGACAGCAGCACCTACAAGAACCTGCAGCATCATGACTACACCACGTACACCTTCCTCGACCTGAACCTCGACCTCTCCAGGTTCAGGATGCCACAGCCCTCTTCAGGGCGTGAGTCGCCCCGACACTGA